From Pirellulales bacterium, the proteins below share one genomic window:
- a CDS encoding HEAT repeat domain-containing protein, protein MTLVSLAVACLASTAQAQLPPEEELAALRPAAGLEVTLFASEPLLTNPSAIDIDTEGRVWVAEIEFYRKDAKTPPADKIKVIEDTDGDGRADRATIFAEGLFCPMSICVAGPRVFVATSPDLWMYEDLDGDLKADGPPKKLLTGFGGRNHDHGAHSLVLGPDHKWWMSHGDEGFDVTGTDGSHIKFPWGAVLRGELDGSQLETVAVNFRNPYEVCVSSFGEAYLSDNDNDGNFSTRICWILDGGDYGWFGKPPERVPAEIPFSSGWHFRAFQPGFVPGTIVTGFGSPCGICFYEGDAFGASLKNAPLHADAGPREVRRYPHEPQGYGQRGSTELLLTSQGDDYFRPDDVCAAPDGSLYVSDWYDGGVGGHAYNDPHRGRIFRLTPQGAKPARREKPGPYHNCAEALVALASPNLATQFLARERLLAEPEASVPLLAELSKNAEDPNVRARALWMLDRIGGSARGVVLAHLTNEDPSFRALAVRILRRHGAEYAAQILPLANDASPQAKREVLLAIANIDTSAALEALATLAEEYDGGDRYLLEAIHIAAKDRKRALYDELVRRQATSVDRMPLFALLDPVATGELQARQLADAGLSRADRQRVLQALGTNASLDSARSVLRFVADRAADAELRRLALALVAANLGGIWRDLAEDDELPHQLAPLVADAELQESALALVEARSLASLAPQVLTLAADADAPSRARSRAIEILARLRPEGVAPSLAPLVDDRDADVRRAAVVALVDLQDWATIEKLLSANTTDESSTDAIAREAAVQRLTSSTGGALWLLRAIDAHKLDAKLQTQAIARAIDHPDANVRVLFERFLPEGERPQRLGEAIRAQDILALAGHAERGRDIFFQSTAARCKDCHTVRGQGGSLGPDLSQIGRKYERATLLETILDPSKAIAPEYVPHVVETSGGQLYAGFVVERSDKQVVLKDAEDRLVRIAAKEVEAIEPQSKSVMPELILRDVTAQDAADLLAFLTSLKDAVQEVSRFRQLGPFPRGQGSAQDHDFGPESSLAAPDLAASYSGVNKQPVAWEVVSAEPLEGHLAFDQVKHAAAHGKRGTRVVNYYLVFADSPVEQEVKLLLGSDDSCRCWVGGREVHRHDGSRALTPAQDEVTTKLAQGRNAIVVKVENVDGPGGVSLAIAAPQPVELRTE, encoded by the coding sequence GTGACTCTCGTCTCTCTGGCCGTCGCGTGCCTGGCGTCAACTGCCCAGGCCCAACTTCCGCCAGAAGAAGAATTGGCCGCTCTCCGGCCTGCCGCGGGCTTGGAAGTCACCCTTTTCGCCTCCGAACCGTTGCTGACGAATCCCTCGGCGATCGACATCGATACTGAGGGACGCGTCTGGGTGGCCGAGATCGAATTCTATCGCAAGGACGCCAAGACCCCTCCGGCCGACAAAATCAAGGTCATCGAGGATACCGATGGCGACGGCCGCGCCGATCGAGCCACCATCTTCGCCGAAGGCCTCTTCTGCCCCATGAGCATCTGCGTCGCCGGTCCGCGCGTCTTCGTCGCCACCAGCCCCGACCTGTGGATGTACGAGGATCTCGACGGCGACCTCAAGGCCGACGGTCCGCCCAAGAAACTCCTCACCGGCTTTGGTGGCAGAAACCACGATCACGGCGCGCACAGTCTCGTGCTGGGACCCGATCACAAGTGGTGGATGTCGCACGGCGACGAAGGTTTCGATGTCACGGGCACGGATGGCTCGCACATCAAGTTCCCATGGGGGGCCGTCCTGCGCGGCGAGCTCGACGGCTCGCAGCTCGAAACCGTGGCCGTGAATTTTCGCAATCCGTACGAAGTCTGCGTCAGCTCGTTCGGCGAAGCGTACTTGAGCGATAACGACAACGACGGCAACTTCAGCACCCGCATCTGCTGGATCCTCGACGGCGGCGACTACGGCTGGTTCGGCAAGCCGCCGGAGCGCGTGCCGGCCGAGATCCCTTTTTCTTCCGGCTGGCATTTTCGCGCCTTTCAACCGGGTTTCGTGCCGGGCACGATCGTCACTGGCTTCGGCTCCCCCTGCGGCATTTGCTTCTACGAGGGAGACGCCTTCGGCGCGTCGTTGAAGAACGCCCCGCTGCATGCCGACGCCGGCCCGCGCGAGGTTCGCCGCTATCCGCACGAACCGCAAGGCTACGGACAGCGCGGTTCGACCGAGTTGCTGCTGACGAGCCAGGGAGACGATTACTTCCGCCCCGACGACGTGTGCGCGGCCCCCGACGGCAGCCTGTATGTCTCCGACTGGTACGACGGCGGCGTCGGCGGGCATGCCTACAACGATCCGCACCGCGGACGCATCTTTCGCCTGACACCCCAGGGTGCGAAGCCGGCGCGGCGCGAGAAGCCCGGTCCCTACCACAACTGCGCCGAGGCCCTCGTCGCGCTCGCCAGCCCCAACCTGGCGACGCAGTTCCTGGCGCGCGAGCGTCTGTTGGCCGAACCCGAAGCGAGCGTGCCGTTGCTCGCGGAGCTGTCCAAGAATGCGGAAGACCCCAACGTGCGTGCGCGTGCGCTGTGGATGCTCGATCGCATTGGGGGCTCGGCGCGTGGCGTCGTGCTCGCCCATCTGACGAACGAGGATCCCTCGTTTCGCGCCCTGGCCGTGCGCATCTTGCGACGTCACGGCGCCGAGTACGCCGCACAGATTCTGCCACTGGCCAACGATGCTTCGCCGCAAGCAAAGCGTGAAGTGCTGCTGGCGATCGCGAACATCGACACGTCCGCCGCGCTCGAGGCGCTCGCCACCCTCGCCGAAGAATACGACGGTGGGGACCGTTATCTGCTCGAGGCGATCCATATCGCGGCGAAGGATCGCAAACGTGCGCTCTACGACGAACTGGTGCGCCGCCAGGCGACCTCGGTCGATCGGATGCCTCTCTTCGCCTTGCTCGATCCCGTGGCAACCGGCGAGCTGCAGGCGCGGCAACTGGCCGACGCCGGACTGTCGCGTGCCGACCGGCAGCGCGTGTTGCAGGCGCTCGGCACGAACGCCTCGCTCGATAGCGCCCGTAGCGTGCTGCGGTTCGTGGCCGATCGTGCGGCCGATGCCGAACTGCGCCGGCTGGCACTCGCGCTGGTCGCCGCGAACCTGGGGGGCATCTGGCGCGACCTGGCCGAAGACGACGAACTGCCCCACCAATTGGCGCCCCTCGTGGCGGACGCCGAGCTGCAGGAATCGGCCCTGGCGCTGGTCGAGGCGCGCTCGCTCGCCTCGCTCGCCCCCCAAGTGCTGACACTGGCCGCGGACGCCGACGCCCCCTCCCGCGCGCGAAGCCGGGCCATCGAAATCCTCGCCCGCTTGCGCCCCGAGGGCGTGGCCCCCTCGCTCGCACCACTCGTCGACGACCGCGATGCGGACGTGCGTCGCGCGGCCGTCGTGGCGCTGGTCGACCTGCAAGATTGGGCAACCATCGAGAAGCTGCTGTCGGCCAATACGACCGATGAATCCTCCACCGATGCCATCGCGCGTGAGGCCGCCGTCCAGCGGCTGACCTCTTCCACCGGGGGCGCCTTGTGGTTGCTGCGTGCGATCGACGCCCACAAGCTCGACGCCAAACTTCAAACGCAGGCGATTGCCCGCGCCATCGATCACCCCGACGCGAACGTCCGCGTCCTCTTCGAGCGTTTCCTGCCCGAGGGAGAGCGACCGCAGCGCTTGGGCGAGGCGATCCGCGCGCAGGATATCCTGGCGCTGGCGGGGCATGCCGAGCGCGGTCGCGACATTTTCTTCCAGAGCACCGCCGCCCGCTGCAAGGATTGCCATACCGTGCGAGGGCAAGGGGGCTCGCTGGGGCCCGACCTGAGCCAGATCGGGCGCAAGTATGAGCGTGCCACCTTGCTCGAAACGATCCTCGATCCCTCCAAGGCGATCGCGCCGGAGTACGTCCCGCACGTCGTCGAGACCTCGGGGGGGCAACTGTATGCAGGCTTCGTCGTCGAGCGATCCGACAAGCAAGTCGTGCTCAAGGATGCCGAAGATCGGCTGGTACGCATTGCGGCCAAAGAAGTCGAAGCGATCGAGCCGCAATCGAAGTCGGTGATGCCCGAGTTGATCTTGCGCGACGTCACGGCACAAGACGCCGCCGATTTACTCGCGTTTCTCACCAGTTTGAAAGACGCCGTGCAGGAAGTATCTCGCTTTCGACAACTCGGTCCCTTCCCGCGCGGGCAGGGGAGCGCGCAGGATCACGATTTCGGACCCGAGTCGTCGCTGGCGGCGCCCGATCTCGCCGCGAGCTATTCCGGCGTCAACAAGCAGCCCGTCGCCTGGGAGGTCGTTTCGGCCGAGCCCCTCGAGGGCCATCTGGCGTTCGACCAGGTGAAGCATGCCGCCGCCCACGGCAAGCGCGGCACGCGGGTCGTGAACTACTATCTCGTCTTCGCCGATAGCCCTGTCGAGCAAGAGGTAAAGCTGCTCTTGGGCAGCGACGATAGTTGTCGCTGCTGGGTCGGCGGGCGCGAAGTGCATCGCCACGACGGCTCCCGCGCCCTCACGCCAGCACAAGACGAAGTGACGACCAAACTCGCCCAGGGCCGCAACGCCATCGTGGTCAAAGTCGAGAACGTCGACGGACCAGGAGGAGTATCGCTGGCTATCGCAGCACCGCAACCGGTGGAACTGCGCACGGAATGA
- the ispG gene encoding (E)-4-hydroxy-3-methylbut-2-enyl-diphosphate synthase, with protein sequence MLVDLPRNPTRAVKIGTVTVGAGYPVAVQSMTATPTRDVEATAAQVADLVAAGADVVRIAVDNPKDAAALTGIRARTSANLSVDLQENYRMAELVAPHVDKIRYNPGHLYHHEREKPWQDKVRYLADIAAQHDCSIRVGVNCGSVDPAMKEKFPAEDSISPMLESAWAHCTLLDEIGFTRYCVSLKDSDPRKVVEANRRFAETRPDIPLHLGVTEAGMPPDGILKTRIAFEQLISRGIGDTIRVSLTVPNARKGEEIAAGRQILADIALGRVRSVVDYGLSTLNIISCPSCSRVENEAFVELAQQVKEMTRYAADHAITIAVMGCRVNGPGETDDADLGLWCGPNFVNLKRGSEELGAFPYDAILPRLRSELDSLIAERSAV encoded by the coding sequence ATCTTGGTCGATCTGCCTCGTAATCCGACGCGCGCCGTGAAGATTGGCACCGTCACGGTTGGCGCGGGGTATCCCGTTGCCGTGCAGAGCATGACCGCCACCCCCACGCGCGACGTGGAGGCCACGGCCGCTCAGGTGGCGGATCTCGTCGCGGCGGGCGCCGACGTGGTGCGCATCGCGGTCGACAACCCGAAGGACGCCGCGGCGCTGACCGGCATTCGTGCCCGCACGTCGGCCAATCTTTCGGTCGATCTGCAAGAGAACTACCGCATGGCGGAGCTGGTGGCTCCGCACGTCGACAAGATTCGCTACAACCCGGGACACCTCTATCACCACGAGCGCGAGAAGCCGTGGCAGGACAAGGTGCGCTACCTGGCCGATATCGCCGCGCAGCACGATTGCTCGATTCGCGTGGGGGTGAATTGCGGGTCGGTCGATCCGGCGATGAAGGAAAAGTTTCCGGCCGAGGATTCCATCTCGCCGATGCTCGAGAGTGCCTGGGCTCATTGCACGCTGCTCGACGAGATCGGCTTCACGCGCTACTGCGTCTCGCTCAAAGATTCCGATCCCAGGAAGGTGGTCGAAGCGAACCGGCGTTTTGCCGAAACGCGTCCCGACATCCCTTTGCACCTGGGCGTGACCGAGGCGGGCATGCCGCCCGACGGCATCCTCAAGACGCGCATCGCCTTCGAGCAGTTGATCTCGCGCGGCATTGGCGACACGATTCGCGTCTCGCTCACCGTGCCCAATGCTCGCAAGGGAGAAGAGATCGCCGCGGGGCGGCAGATCCTGGCCGATATCGCCCTGGGCCGCGTGCGCAGCGTGGTCGATTATGGCCTCTCGACGCTCAACATCATCAGTTGCCCCAGTTGCTCGCGCGTCGAGAACGAGGCTTTCGTCGAACTGGCGCAACAGGTCAAGGAAATGACCCGTTACGCCGCCGATCATGCCATCACGATCGCCGTGATGGGTTGCCGCGTGAATGGGCCGGGCGAAACCGACGACGCCGATCTCGGGCTTTGGTGCGGCCCGAACTTTGTGAATCTCAAACGGGGTAGCGAGGAGCTCGGCGCGTTTCCCTACGACGCGATTCTGCCTCGCTTGCGCAGCGAGCTCGACTCGTTGATCGCCGAGCGCTCGGCGGTCTGA
- a CDS encoding 50S ribosome-binding GTPase has product MHDGELAHLELLAEIDSLAAELRQWGEGAPAWGPARRSAALVARLSERASSLRLRLEAPLVVATLGGTGTGKSTLVNALVGAEVVRAGRERPTTRRPTLVCRNDLRPELLGIDPASVDVVTRDLPALRDLVVVDCPDPDTTEDAESRGTNLARLREILPHCDVLLVTTTQQKYRSARVLEELAAAAPGARLVFVVTHADTDADVRDDLRQLLAKDYETGEIFFVDSPQALADAQGGIAPRGEFARLVDLLTRQLAGAAGNRIRRANFLDLTHETLSTCRARLEAARPALGAVEEALVEQRGRLAAVLSARMRDELLSSRRQWENRLLAEVTSRWGYSPFSLLLRAYQGLGGLISGAVLMRARTPAQMALWGTVAGAQALRQLQSSKRANEAVRRAAAWEWCSGELRTASIILDGYAAEAELTVRHESSDRLAREAVVAGESFAARASNDLQETVRRLANKHIGWFTRARYELLLLAMLGVLLYRLGRNFFYDSWLAPEPVPVFGIDFLMASGLWLVLWCALLLWAYTSRLRRGLKGAVNELAEKWMSAGAMSALFADYDDPCRAAAHFSHELERLEARVGALRAKVAEPTERLGHKIA; this is encoded by the coding sequence TCGCTGGCGGCGGAGCTGCGCCAGTGGGGAGAAGGGGCGCCGGCCTGGGGGCCGGCGCGGCGCTCGGCGGCGCTGGTGGCGCGATTGTCGGAACGGGCGAGCTCGTTGCGATTGCGGCTCGAGGCCCCGCTGGTGGTAGCCACGCTCGGCGGCACGGGGACCGGCAAGAGCACGCTGGTCAACGCGCTGGTGGGGGCCGAGGTGGTGCGCGCGGGACGCGAGCGCCCGACGACGCGCCGTCCGACGCTGGTCTGCCGCAACGATCTGCGGCCCGAGCTGTTGGGGATCGATCCGGCCTCGGTCGATGTCGTGACGCGCGACCTACCCGCGCTGCGGGATCTCGTGGTGGTGGATTGTCCCGATCCCGACACGACCGAAGACGCCGAATCGCGCGGGACGAATCTGGCGCGGCTGCGCGAGATCCTGCCCCACTGCGACGTGCTGTTGGTGACGACGACGCAGCAGAAGTATCGCAGCGCGCGGGTGCTCGAAGAGCTGGCCGCGGCGGCGCCGGGGGCAAGGCTCGTGTTCGTCGTGACGCACGCCGATACCGACGCCGACGTGCGCGACGATCTGCGGCAACTGCTGGCGAAGGACTACGAGACGGGGGAGATCTTCTTCGTCGATTCGCCACAGGCGCTGGCCGACGCACAGGGGGGGATCGCGCCGCGCGGCGAGTTCGCGCGGCTGGTCGATCTGCTGACGCGGCAGCTTGCCGGCGCGGCGGGGAATCGCATCCGCCGGGCGAACTTTCTCGATCTCACGCACGAGACGCTCTCCACCTGTCGCGCGCGGCTCGAGGCGGCACGGCCGGCGCTCGGCGCCGTGGAAGAGGCGCTCGTCGAGCAGCGCGGACGACTGGCGGCGGTTCTCTCCGCGCGGATGCGCGACGAGCTGCTGTCGAGCCGGCGCCAGTGGGAGAACCGCCTGCTGGCCGAGGTGACGTCGCGCTGGGGGTACAGTCCCTTCTCGCTTCTGCTGCGGGCGTATCAAGGACTGGGAGGGCTGATCTCGGGGGCTGTATTGATGCGCGCGCGAACGCCGGCGCAGATGGCGCTATGGGGCACGGTGGCCGGCGCGCAGGCGCTGCGCCAGCTTCAAAGCTCGAAACGCGCGAACGAGGCGGTGCGCCGTGCCGCGGCTTGGGAGTGGTGCTCCGGGGAACTGCGCACGGCGTCGATCATTCTCGACGGTTATGCGGCCGAGGCGGAGCTCACCGTGCGACACGAGTCGAGCGACCGGCTGGCGCGCGAAGCGGTCGTGGCGGGTGAATCGTTCGCCGCGCGGGCCTCGAACGATTTGCAGGAAACGGTGCGCCGCCTGGCGAACAAGCACATCGGCTGGTTCACGCGGGCAAGGTACGAGCTGTTGCTGCTGGCCATGCTCGGCGTGCTCTTGTACCGGCTGGGACGAAATTTCTTCTATGACTCGTGGCTCGCGCCGGAGCCAGTGCCGGTCTTCGGCATCGATTTTCTCATGGCGTCGGGGTTGTGGCTCGTGCTGTGGTGCGCCCTGCTGTTGTGGGCCTACACGAGCCGCCTGCGGCGCGGTTTGAAAGGGGCGGTGAACGAGCTGGCGGAGAAATGGATGTCGGCCGGCGCGATGTCGGCCCTCTTCGCCGACTACGACGACCCATGCCGCGCCGCGGCACACTTCAGCCACGAACTCGAACGCCTGGAGGCCCGCGTGGGGGCGCTGCGCGCCAAAGTGGCCGAGCCCACGGAGCGATTGGGACATAAGATTGCCTAA
- a CDS encoding tetratricopeptide repeat protein, giving the protein MSLYQAYLKDQDSAAFIKRVAERYTVGSLSRLASHSRRSVRRAAVLALGFLGDWEVNSVLGAALRDRDRMVRYLAANSIRSVWRRQGSEVQRQQLRIVVRLNSSRQYAEAIARATELLRSAPWMAEAWNQRAIAAYQTGRYVDALRDCHEALELNPYHFDAATGMAQCYLRMGMQQEALTSLSRALKLNPDLEAVRQGIARLKRALERG; this is encoded by the coding sequence GTGTCTCTCTACCAAGCGTACCTGAAGGATCAGGATTCCGCAGCCTTCATCAAACGCGTGGCCGAGCGTTATACGGTCGGTTCGCTTTCGCGCCTGGCGTCGCATTCGCGCCGCTCGGTCCGTCGAGCGGCGGTGTTGGCGCTCGGCTTTCTGGGAGATTGGGAAGTCAACAGCGTGCTGGGCGCGGCGTTGCGCGATCGCGATCGCATGGTGCGCTATCTCGCGGCGAACAGCATCCGCTCGGTCTGGCGTCGCCAGGGGAGCGAGGTGCAACGCCAGCAATTGCGGATCGTCGTGCGGTTGAACAGCTCGCGCCAGTATGCCGAAGCGATCGCCCGCGCGACGGAGCTCCTGCGTTCCGCCCCCTGGATGGCCGAAGCGTGGAATCAGCGCGCCATCGCCGCCTATCAAACGGGCCGCTACGTCGACGCCCTGCGCGATTGCCACGAAGCGCTCGAGCTGAATCCTTACCATTTCGACGCCGCTACCGGCATGGCGCAGTGCTACCTGCGCATGGGCATGCAACAAGAGGCCCTCACGTCCTTGTCGCGCGCCTTGAAGCTCAACCCCGATCTCGAAGCGGTCCGTCAAGGCATCGCGCGCCTGAAACGCGCCCTCGAACGCGGCTAA
- a CDS encoding carbon-nitrogen hydrolase, with protein sequence MTTKEKQPAPRPAVSGDKVTVALVQMTCVEAKQPNIDKAVRRIVEAAAAGANIVCLQELFAGQYPCQTEDHRRFDEAETIPGPQTEALSAAARDAGVVVVGSIFERRAPGLFHNTAVVFNADGSQAGVYRKMHIPDDPLYYEKFYFTPGDLGFRSFDTHYGRLGVCVCWDQWYPEGARLTAMTGAQILFYPTAIGWHPSEKAEFGASQHSAWETMMRSHAIANGVFVAAPNRTGIEGNIEFWGASFVADPNGNVLARASHDAEETLLVECNLAQIEVVRTHWPFLRDRRIDAYGDLTRRYLD encoded by the coding sequence ATGACGACAAAAGAAAAACAACCTGCCCCGCGTCCTGCCGTGTCCGGCGATAAAGTCACGGTAGCGCTCGTGCAGATGACCTGTGTCGAGGCGAAGCAGCCCAACATTGACAAGGCCGTGCGCCGCATCGTCGAGGCTGCCGCCGCCGGCGCGAATATCGTCTGCCTGCAAGAACTTTTCGCCGGGCAGTACCCCTGCCAGACCGAAGACCATCGCCGCTTCGACGAGGCCGAAACCATTCCCGGCCCGCAGACCGAGGCCCTCTCGGCCGCGGCCCGCGACGCCGGAGTCGTCGTCGTCGGTTCGATCTTCGAGCGGCGCGCGCCCGGCCTGTTCCACAACACGGCCGTCGTCTTCAATGCCGATGGCTCGCAGGCCGGCGTCTATCGCAAAATGCACATTCCCGACGATCCCCTTTACTACGAGAAGTTCTACTTCACGCCGGGCGATCTCGGGTTCCGCAGCTTCGACACCCACTACGGCCGCCTGGGAGTCTGCGTCTGCTGGGATCAATGGTATCCCGAAGGAGCCCGGCTTACGGCCATGACCGGCGCGCAGATCTTGTTCTATCCCACCGCCATCGGCTGGCACCCCAGCGAGAAAGCCGAGTTCGGCGCCAGCCAGCACTCGGCCTGGGAAACCATGATGCGTAGCCACGCCATTGCCAACGGCGTCTTCGTCGCAGCGCCGAATCGCACCGGCATCGAAGGGAACATCGAATTCTGGGGCGCCTCGTTCGTGGCCGATCCGAACGGCAACGTGCTGGCCCGCGCCTCGCACGACGCCGAGGAGACGTTGCTCGTCGAGTGCAACCTGGCGCAGATCGAGGTGGTGCGCACGCATTGGCCCTTCCTGCGCGATCGGCGCATCGACGCCTACGGCGATCTCACGCGGCGCTATCTCGACTGA
- the bioD gene encoding dethiobiotin synthase produces the protein MTKPVRGLFVTGTDTAVGKTYVAAMIARCLFEAGYSVGVYKPAASGCRAEGSQLLADDAIALWEAAGRPGRLEQVCPQCFTEPLAPHIAARAAGQEIDTDLLRSGLDPWRDGYDVVVVEGAGGLMSPLSDSDYVADLANDFGFPLIVVAKNCLGTINQTLQTLIAAATYREGLEVAGIVLNRTGNGAGDRSVETNAKELAARAVPPILAEVQFGANEFDREVDWAGLAGVAR, from the coding sequence ATGACCAAGCCAGTTCGAGGACTTTTCGTCACCGGCACCGATACCGCCGTCGGCAAGACCTACGTCGCGGCGATGATCGCGCGGTGCTTGTTCGAAGCGGGCTATTCCGTCGGCGTCTACAAGCCGGCCGCTAGCGGCTGCCGCGCCGAGGGGAGCCAACTGCTGGCCGATGACGCGATCGCGCTGTGGGAGGCCGCCGGCCGGCCAGGTCGGCTCGAACAGGTCTGCCCGCAATGCTTCACCGAGCCTTTGGCCCCCCACATCGCCGCGCGGGCCGCGGGGCAGGAGATCGACACCGACTTGCTGCGCTCGGGGCTCGATCCCTGGCGTGACGGGTACGACGTGGTGGTCGTCGAGGGAGCAGGCGGGCTGATGTCCCCTCTCTCCGACTCCGACTATGTGGCCGATCTGGCGAACGACTTCGGCTTTCCGCTCATCGTGGTGGCGAAGAACTGCCTGGGCACAATCAACCAGACGCTGCAGACCTTGATCGCCGCGGCGACCTACCGCGAGGGACTCGAGGTGGCGGGGATCGTGCTCAACCGTACCGGTAACGGTGCTGGCGATCGCAGCGTCGAGACGAACGCCAAGGAGCTGGCCGCGCGGGCGGTACCTCCCATCCTGGCCGAGGTGCAATTCGGCGCCAACGAGTTCGACCGCGAAGTCGACTGGGCTGGGCTGGCTGGCGTGGCGCGGTAA
- a CDS encoding agmatine deiminase family protein gives MSDATPAALGYRMPAEWEPHAATWLSWPHNRESWPGKFDPVPPIWGQLVRALAPGEHVHILAGRPDVMADARQHVGDISNVTLHDIKTNDAWMRDHGPTFLVGPTGSPPALVDWEYNAWGGKYPPFDDDNRVPRQIAEITGRRRYAPGIILEGGAIDVDGRGTLLTTEQCLLNPNRNPHLSRQEIEQYLADYLAVRRVLWLAGGIAGDDTDGHIDELARFVKPGVVVAAYEADKSSDNYQALADNWERLQTFEDVDGKKLEVLPLQQPAPAYYNDQRLPGSYCNFYIGNRVVVVPQYDDPADAPALETLSRLFPDRQVLGIRAVDLVWGLGAFHCITQQEPRLP, from the coding sequence ATGAGCGACGCTACGCCCGCCGCGCTCGGCTACCGCATGCCCGCCGAATGGGAGCCGCACGCCGCGACCTGGCTTTCGTGGCCCCACAACCGCGAGAGCTGGCCCGGCAAGTTCGATCCGGTGCCGCCGATCTGGGGGCAACTCGTCCGCGCGCTCGCCCCCGGCGAGCACGTCCACATCCTCGCCGGCCGCCCCGACGTCATGGCCGACGCCCGCCAGCATGTAGGCGATATCTCCAACGTCACGCTGCACGACATCAAAACCAACGATGCCTGGATGCGCGATCACGGGCCGACCTTTCTCGTTGGCCCGACTGGTTCGCCCCCCGCGCTTGTCGATTGGGAGTACAACGCCTGGGGGGGCAAGTATCCCCCCTTCGACGACGACAACCGCGTTCCGCGCCAGATCGCCGAGATCACCGGTCGCCGCCGCTACGCCCCGGGCATCATCCTCGAAGGGGGCGCCATCGACGTCGATGGCCGCGGCACGCTGCTGACCACCGAGCAATGCCTGCTGAATCCGAATCGCAATCCGCACCTTTCGCGGCAAGAGATCGAGCAGTACCTGGCCGACTATCTCGCGGTGCGGCGCGTGCTGTGGCTGGCCGGGGGCATTGCCGGCGACGACACCGACGGCCACATCGACGAGTTGGCCCGCTTCGTGAAGCCGGGTGTGGTGGTCGCCGCCTACGAAGCGGACAAATCGAGCGACAACTATCAGGCGCTGGCCGACAACTGGGAACGACTGCAAACGTTCGAGGACGTCGACGGAAAAAAACTCGAGGTGCTTCCCCTCCAGCAACCCGCGCCGGCCTACTACAACGATCAACGCCTGCCCGGCAGCTACTGCAACTTCTACATCGGCAACCGCGTGGTGGTGGTGCCGCAGTACGACGACCCCGCCGACGCCCCGGCGCTTGAAACGCTAAGCCGGCTCTTCCCCGACCGCCAGGTACTCGGCATCCGCGCGGTCGATCTCGTCTGGGGACTCGGTGCGTTCCACTGCATCACGCAGCAAGAACCGCGACTGCCCTAG
- a CDS encoding helix-turn-helix transcriptional regulator, with protein sequence MAKKRTLQEGRGGRIVRPATEESRRYLRRAIEEEKAGMAANRALGLIALRERRELSQIVGHLKELRQRLGIPLSVVADRTGMTRGNLSRLENMDGPNPTIETLRRYAEAIGHRIEIAVVAQQ encoded by the coding sequence ATGGCCAAGAAGCGAACTCTGCAGGAGGGGCGGGGGGGGCGGATCGTTCGCCCGGCCACGGAGGAGAGTCGTCGATATTTGCGCCGCGCGATCGAGGAGGAAAAAGCGGGCATGGCGGCGAATCGTGCGTTGGGCCTGATCGCCCTGCGCGAGCGGCGCGAGCTAAGTCAGATCGTCGGCCACCTCAAGGAACTGCGACAGCGGCTCGGCATTCCGCTGTCGGTCGTAGCCGACAGAACCGGCATGACTCGCGGTAACCTGTCGCGCCTGGAAAACATGGACGGACCCAATCCCACGATCGAGACGCTCCGGCGCTATGCCGAGGCCATTGGTCACCGCATCGAAATCGCCGTCGTCGCGCAACAATGA